From the Acidobacteriota bacterium genome, the window CGGCTACGCCGCCATGTCGGAGAGGATGGTCGACCTCGCCTCCCGGCGCCCGGGATTCCTGGGCCTCGAGAGCGTGCGCGGCGCCGACGGCGCGGGGATCACCGTGTCGTACTGGGAGAGCGAGGAGGCGATCGCCGGGTGGAAGCGCGACGTCGAGCACCTGGGGGCGCAGCGGCAGGGGCGGGAGCGTTGGTACGAGGACTACGTGGTGCGCGTCGCGAAGGTCGAGCGCGCGTACGGGAGATAACTTCGCGCGCCAGGAGAAGTAGGAATGGCCCGATGCTGACCGACGACATGCGGGCGGTGATCGAGTCCGCGCACCTCTGCTTCGCCGCGACCGTCTCCGCCGACGGCCGCCCCAACCTCTCGCCGAAGGGGACGATCCGCGTCCTCGACGAGGGGC encodes:
- a CDS encoding antibiotic biosynthesis monooxygenase — its product is MSPIATTPNPPYYAVIFTSRRTDGDAGYAAMSERMVDLASRRPGFLGLESVRGADGAGITVSYWESEEAIAGWKRDVEHLGAQRQGRERWYEDYVVRVAKVERAYGR